Proteins encoded in a region of the Deltaproteobacteria bacterium genome:
- a CDS encoding DUF2628 domain-containing protein yields the protein MESYIPSSSPRPLAAEELTAYIGPKAERYRPRFERFTRTGTTRFELSWNNPAAFAGMWWYLYRKMYAWALVDFVLSVLLGWTLFVPILWGVARAVTADYLYFRQANRKIREARPISSAGGAPAANAVHLARLAAEGGVNAWVTWVAIAGAFLFLAILLFAFGWIWDAIPPLRELWPNPPGPGRWT from the coding sequence ATGGAGTCGTACATCCCCTCGTCGTCGCCGCGGCCGCTCGCGGCGGAAGAGTTGACAGCGTACATCGGGCCGAAGGCGGAGCGGTATCGCCCCCGGTTCGAGCGGTTCACACGGACGGGTACAACCCGGTTCGAGCTCTCCTGGAACAACCCGGCCGCCTTCGCGGGGATGTGGTGGTACCTCTACCGGAAGATGTACGCGTGGGCGCTGGTCGACTTCGTTCTGAGCGTCCTGCTCGGCTGGACGCTCTTCGTCCCGATCCTGTGGGGCGTCGCCCGCGCGGTCACGGCCGACTACCTCTACTTCCGGCAGGCCAACCGGAAGATCCGGGAGGCCCGCCCGATCTCTTCCGCCGGAGGTGCGCCCGCCGCGAACGCGGTGCACCTTGCCCGGCTCGCCGCCGAGGGAGGCGTCAACGCCTGGGTCACGTGGGTCGCCATCGCGGGAGCGTTCCTTTTTCTCGCCATCCTCCTCTTCGCCTTCGGGTGGATCTGGGACGCGATCCCGCCGCTGCGCGAACTCTGGCCGAATCCTCCGGGCCCGGGCCGCTGGACCTGA